Part of the bacterium genome is shown below.
ATGCCGCCGGATAAGATCCGCTGCTCGAACGCCGCGGGCGCGAGGCCGAGCCCGAGCCGGTCGCGCACGGCCGGCCCGAATTCTGACGCGTCGGTCACTCTCGACACCGTGATCACGCTCGGATGCGAGCGCGAGCTGAGCGCCTCCAGCACCAGGGCGTCGAACACGAACCCGGGATTCACCCCGGTGCCGAGCACGCTCACGCCGGCCGCGCGTGCCTCCCGATCCAAAGTCTCCGCGGCGTCCCGGTGAACCACCCACGGGTACGCCAGTTCCTCGCACGTCGAGATCACGTGCGCGCGGGCGCGCGCCGCCTCGACGATTTGGGGGAGGGCCCCGTCGAGCACCGGCACGGTCGCGTGCAGGACAACGTCCGGGCGCGCATCCGCGAGCGCCCGTACCGCGTCGACGGCGATGGCGATGCCCGCGGGAAGCCCCGGCACGTGGCGGCGTGCGGGCTGACCCGCGAGCGACCGCGAGATCACGGCGACGACCTCGACCCCATCCCGACGCGCGAGCAGCGCCGCCATCCGTCGGCCGACCCGCCCGAAGCCGAACAGCGCCACCCGCAGGGCAGCGCGGGCCGGTGCCTTAGATCGCCCGCCTTCCATGCCCGCGTTACCGTCCGGGCGCGGGCATGCTGGGACGCAGCACCGGAAGTTTGCCGGGGCGCTGGGTGACCGCCATGATCTGGAGCAGCTCGTTGTCCGGGCCGCGGAAGTAGACGGCCCGTCCGCCGGTGTACGCTCCAAAAATCAAGTTCACGGGCGTCATGAGAGTGGCGCCGATCCGCTGCAGCCGCTTGATCGCGTCATCGAGATCCTCGGCGAAAAAGGCCAGGTGCAGCCCGCCGATCGCTTCAGGCGGGTAGGTCACCGTCGGCTGGCCCGGCAGATGATAGTATTTCACGAGCTCGATGATCGTGTTGGTGTGGGGAATCTTGAAAAACGTCACGTCGAGCTCCAGGCCCGGCTGGCCCACCATCGCGGCAACCGGCTTGGCGCCCTCGCCGCGAAACTCCACTTTCTGGATCGGCTCGGCATCGAAGAGCGCGCTGTAGAATCGGACCGACCGTTCCATATCCGATACAATGACCCCGACGTGCTCAGCCCAGTACAATTGATCCTCACCCCCCTGCGTAGACGTGCCGGAACATATCTTCCTCCCGCGGTTCAGGGGCCGCCTTTACGGCCTCGACCACCGATGCCATTGTCGTCTCCCACCGCCCGCGGACTTCTGCGATGAGCGCGTCCGGATCGCCGGGTTGGAGTTCCGCCGCCACCAGGCGAACTGGGTCGCGCGCCTTCCAGGCCTCGAGCTCACCGGGCAGGCGGTACTTCGCCGGATCGCTGCGCGAATGCCCGACGAACCGGTAGGTCTTCGCCTCGATCAGGGTCGGCCCGCCCCCCGCGCGGGCCCGCTCCACCGCCTCGCGCATGGCCGCCCGCATCGTGCCGAGCGACTGCCCGTCGACCGCCACCCCGGGCATCGCGTACGCGGCGGCCCGCGACGCGATCTCCGGCACGGCGCTGGTGCCGTCGATTCGCGAATATTCCGCGTAGAGATTATTTTCACACACGAATACGACGGGCAGCGCCCAGATGCCGGCGAGATTGAGCGCTTCGTGAAACGCCCCGATGTTCGCGGCCCCGTCCCCGAAAACCGCGACGGTGACCGCGCCGTCGCCGCGGGTCTGACTCGCCAGCGCCGCGCCGGCGGCGATCGGCAACTGCGCGCCGACGATCGCGACGGTCGGCCATAGGCCGAGCGCGCGGTCCGACAGGTGCATCGAGCCGCCGAGCCCGCCCGTGCAGCCCCGGCGCCGTCCCATGATCTCGCCGAGGACGGCGACGGCCGGCATCCCCAGCGCCAGCGCCCAGCCGTGGCCGCGGTACGTACACAACACCCGGTCTGTCGTGCGCGTTGTTCCGGCCACCGCGACGCAGACCGCCTCCTGCCCCTGACAGGTGTGCGTCGTGCCCGGAATCAGGCCCTCGAGAAAGAGTTGCTGGACGTGCTCTTCGAGCACGCGGATCTCGATCATGCGGTCGAGCGCGGCGCGGAGATCGCCGTCGTGGAGCGCGGCGCGCCGCTCGAGGGGCGTCGCGTCCGCGGTCTTCGGAGCGAAAGGCTTGCCCATCATCACGACTCCTCCCACCAGGGCAGGAGCAGCCGGCCGTCCGTGCACAGCGCGTCGATCTGTTTCGCGACAAACTCGGGAGACGGCAGATACCGGCGTTCGAGCGCCGCGGAGAAGGGCACGGGCACGTCCGGGCAGGTCACGCGGACCGGCGGGGCGTCGAGCGAGTCCCATCCGCGCTCCACCACGTGCGCCACGACGTCCGCCCCCCATCCGCCGGTGTACGGATTTTCCTCCACGACGATGAGCCGGTGCGTGCGCGCGACCGACTCGAGCACGCTCGCGCGGTCCCACGGCAGGATCGTCTCCAGATCCAGCAGATCGACGGGCCAGGTCTCCGCGACCGACTCGGCGGCCTGCGCGGCCACCCGCACCATCTGCCCGAGCGCCACGACCGTCACGGCGTCACCCTCCCGCACGCGCCGCGCCGTGCCGAGAGAACTCGGGAGCTCAGCCGCGGGATCGAAGTCTTCGCGGGTGAAGTACAGCGCGCGCGGCTCGAGCACGACCACAGGATCGGGATCGCGGATCGCGGCGCGGAGCACCCGGTAGGCCGACCTTGGTCCCGACGGGCTCGCGACCTTCAGGCCCGGCGTGTTGAGGAGCCACGTCTCCAATGTTTGCGAGTGCTGGGCGCCGAAGCCCAGGCCGGCGCCCGCGGACGCGCGGACGACCATCGGGACCGAGAACTGACCGGCGGAAAGGTAACACATCTTGGCGGCCTGCGTCACGACCTGATCGAGGGCCACGCCGAGAAACTCGATAAACATCATCTCGGCCACGGGCCGCATCCCGGCCATCGCGGCCCCGACCGCGGCGCCGAGGATCGCGGTTTCCGAAATCGGCGTGTCGCG
Proteins encoded:
- a CDS encoding transketolase C-terminal domain-containing protein gives rise to the protein MALLRMNEAICRALADEMRADPSVMVLGEDVGAAGGVFKATDGLFEEFGPMRVRDTPISETAILGAAVGAAMAGMRPVAEMMFIEFLGVALDQVVTQAAKMCYLSAGQFSVPMVVRASAGAGLGFGAQHSQTLETWLLNTPGLKVASPSGPRSAYRVLRAAIRDPDPVVVLEPRALYFTREDFDPAAELPSSLGTARRVREGDAVTVVALGQMVRVAAQAAESVAETWPVDLLDLETILPWDRASVLESVARTHRLIVVEENPYTGGWGADVVAHVVERGWDSLDAPPVRVTCPDVPVPFSAALERRYLPSPEFVAKQIDALCTDGRLLLPWWEES
- a CDS encoding VOC family protein translates to MYWAEHVGVIVSDMERSVRFYSALFDAEPIQKVEFRGEGAKPVAAMVGQPGLELDVTFFKIPHTNTIIELVKYYHLPGQPTVTYPPEAIGGLHLAFFAEDLDDAIKRLQRIGATLMTPVNLIFGAYTGGRAVYFRGPDNELLQIMAVTQRPGKLPVLRPSMPAPGR
- a CDS encoding saccharopine dehydrogenase NADP-binding domain-containing protein, which produces MEGGRSKAPARAALRVALFGFGRVGRRMAALLARRDGVEVVAVISRSLAGQPARRHVPGLPAGIAIAVDAVRALADARPDVVLHATVPVLDGALPQIVEAARARAHVISTCEELAYPWVVHRDAAETLDREARAAGVSVLGTGVNPGFVFDALVLEALSSRSHPSVITVSRVTDASEFGPAVRDRLGLGLAPAAFEQRILSGGIAGHIGFRESMDMIAASLGTEVQSFEESIKPLIADRAEDGLVKGTAAGLVQQAVGTCAGGLRFDFRLSLHLLPQLLGLEVLDSVRIEDGGTTHEIRVRPASPPVETAAAQVVNAIPQILAAEPGLRTRLDLRVPTPWVALPRTMG
- a CDS encoding thiamine pyrophosphate-dependent dehydrogenase E1 component subunit alpha is translated as MMGKPFAPKTADATPLERRAALHDGDLRAALDRMIEIRVLEEHVQQLFLEGLIPGTTHTCQGQEAVCVAVAGTTRTTDRVLCTYRGHGWALALGMPAVAVLGEIMGRRRGCTGGLGGSMHLSDRALGLWPTVAIVGAQLPIAAGAALASQTRGDGAVTVAVFGDGAANIGAFHEALNLAGIWALPVVFVCENNLYAEYSRIDGTSAVPEIASRAAAYAMPGVAVDGQSLGTMRAAMREAVERARAGGGPTLIEAKTYRFVGHSRSDPAKYRLPGELEAWKARDPVRLVAAELQPGDPDALIAEVRGRWETTMASVVEAVKAAPEPREEDMFRHVYAGG